Proteins from a genomic interval of Rhodococcus rhodochrous:
- a CDS encoding GlcG/HbpS family heme-binding protein, with the protein MHRIHRITLDDALPLLDAGRAKAEEIGVKQTLCVCDESANVIALHRLPGARLTGVEIAMAKAFTAAGHERATHLFNEGPNGPALPGNEAFGISHMLPGKFAIFVGGFPLVYDGQIVGAVGISGGNGEQDKAVGAAMIAEFEALTSAINA; encoded by the coding sequence ATGCATCGAATCCACCGCATCACCCTCGACGACGCACTCCCCCTGCTGGACGCCGGCCGCGCGAAGGCCGAGGAGATCGGCGTGAAGCAGACCCTCTGCGTCTGCGACGAGAGCGCGAACGTCATTGCTCTGCACCGGCTTCCCGGCGCCCGCCTCACCGGCGTCGAGATCGCCATGGCGAAGGCGTTCACCGCCGCCGGCCACGAGCGCGCCACCCACCTGTTCAACGAGGGTCCCAACGGACCCGCCCTCCCCGGCAACGAAGCGTTCGGCATCAGCCACATGCTCCCCGGGAAGTTCGCGATCTTCGTCGGCGGCTTCCCCCTCGTCTACGACGGACAGATCGTCGGCGCCGTCGGCATCAGCGGCGGCAACGGCGAGCAGGACAAGGCGGTCGGCGCCGCCATGATCGCCGAATTCGAAGCCCTGACCTCCGCGATCAACGCCTGA
- a CDS encoding PucR family transcriptional regulator codes for MESSPRLTVRGLLDEPLMEGARVVDREADLDRALTWVLPFGEVVGRFDDLTGVAVYMRPEALADSAHALSALAARGAAALVVDGAVPAGMSWPAGLVVIELDLPVGFAALNRLLAERSLMQEVHVMRYSAHVHSTLAGLLHRGAGLTLLVKEVSALAQHPAIALDARGQAVAFHGVDAARAEEISEILHKQLSTVTAAERHAHHDTRVLEEVVGGTPWTCTASTIRLGKRFEGWVVVLASGTSPGPHELAQHAVVTEQATAIIGSEMLRQRSVDEAEERARGDFVQALVHGSFTSQHDMQARAEYHDIDLTSSFAVFVAPGYGENPAGPGGDESGGLLRLARYAASVLPHPSVRSYVTVIGDVLVVVRSLRYRDPRDVELEIAEYADAVSQDLSRRRVRPVPVAHGAPAVGADQIRESYRQARVALGIGQRLGMSGSVAYRDLRGYGVLELVAETDRSRRFVGDVFGTLKPGTDLYDTLLAYLAAGGNVNAAARELSVHRNTMLSKLDRISRAMAMDVRLPENQFTAWLAVRLELLDRLRTSVENEINYR; via the coding sequence ATGGAATCGAGCCCGCGTCTGACAGTCCGAGGGCTGCTCGACGAACCGCTCATGGAGGGCGCCCGGGTCGTGGATCGGGAGGCCGATCTCGACCGGGCGCTCACCTGGGTGCTGCCGTTCGGCGAGGTCGTCGGCCGATTCGACGATCTCACCGGCGTCGCCGTGTACATGCGGCCGGAGGCACTGGCCGACAGTGCGCACGCCCTGTCCGCGCTCGCGGCCCGCGGCGCGGCGGCCCTGGTCGTCGACGGCGCGGTGCCCGCCGGAATGTCCTGGCCGGCGGGGTTGGTGGTGATCGAACTCGACCTGCCCGTCGGATTCGCGGCGCTCAACCGGTTGCTCGCCGAGCGGTCGCTGATGCAGGAAGTGCACGTCATGCGCTATTCCGCGCACGTGCACTCGACGCTCGCCGGTCTGCTGCACCGCGGCGCGGGGCTGACCCTGCTCGTCAAGGAGGTCTCGGCGCTCGCACAGCATCCGGCGATCGCGCTCGACGCGCGTGGTCAGGCCGTCGCCTTCCACGGCGTGGATGCCGCTCGGGCGGAAGAGATCTCGGAGATCCTGCACAAGCAGCTGTCGACGGTGACGGCCGCGGAGCGTCACGCCCACCACGACACCCGCGTGCTGGAGGAGGTCGTCGGTGGCACACCCTGGACGTGCACGGCGAGCACCATCCGACTCGGCAAACGGTTCGAGGGCTGGGTGGTCGTTCTCGCGTCGGGGACGTCTCCCGGACCGCACGAGCTGGCCCAGCACGCGGTCGTCACCGAACAGGCGACGGCGATCATCGGATCGGAGATGCTGCGGCAACGCAGCGTCGACGAGGCCGAGGAACGGGCCCGCGGCGATTTCGTGCAGGCGCTGGTGCACGGCAGTTTCACCAGCCAGCACGACATGCAGGCGCGCGCCGAGTACCACGACATCGACCTCACCTCGTCGTTCGCGGTCTTCGTCGCGCCCGGTTACGGGGAGAACCCGGCCGGTCCGGGCGGCGACGAATCCGGTGGACTGTTGCGGTTGGCCCGGTACGCGGCCAGCGTCCTGCCCCACCCGTCGGTGCGCTCGTACGTCACGGTGATCGGCGACGTCCTGGTGGTGGTGCGGTCGCTCCGCTACCGCGACCCGCGCGACGTCGAACTCGAGATCGCCGAGTACGCCGACGCGGTGTCGCAGGACCTGTCCCGTCGGCGCGTGCGCCCGGTGCCCGTCGCCCACGGCGCTCCGGCCGTCGGCGCGGACCAGATCCGGGAGAGCTACCGGCAGGCCCGCGTGGCGCTCGGCATCGGGCAGCGGCTCGGGATGTCGGGTTCGGTGGCCTACCGCGACCTGCGGGGTTACGGCGTGCTCGAGCTGGTCGCCGAGACCGATCGCAGCCGCAGGTTCGTCGGCGACGTCTTCGGGACGCTCAAGCCCGGCACCGACCTGTACGACACCCTGCTGGCCTATCTGGCGGCGGGCGGGAACGTCAACGCGGCGGCGCGCGAGTTGTCGGTGCACCGCAACACCATGCTGTCGAAGCTCGACCGGATCTCCCGCGCGATGGCGATGGACGTCCGGCTGCCGGAGAATCAGTTCACGGCCTGGCTCGCCGTCCGTCTCGAGCTTCTCGACCGACTGCGTACCTCGGTCGAGAACGAGATCAACTACCGCTGA
- a CDS encoding MFS transporter — MRKWFDGTNRAAQFPEVPESSMTTRTDTPAAPAAETDTGTPLALSALLAGTLVGTLSNNIINVPLPQILSDFDASLEDGALLAVGFLLTFAATMPLAGYIGDRYGRRRVYCGALLGTAICAAGAATAPTLEILVAWRALGGVAAAAFAPAVMGLIAWLFGAHRRARAVSAWATVNGLGQAIGPTLGGFVAGHWGWRWVFVPMIPIALIGLAGTLRWIPIFPGRRMTLDVPGAIALTLGSAGVVLGLSMFGQAGVPTSVAGIALAVSIVVLVGFVVHCLRADVPFVDVRLLVESRFARSAAAAFAQMFCLGAALLAVPLRLHATGASTATAGAILFALPAVMAALAPVVGRTVDRVGGRRMLRAGLVVLLVGQIALAVVLSADEPRLWLVATVLAMTGAGIAAVQTPAAAGSTRSPAGERGTGLGVFNLIRFGGSAVGAAWVTVAFGSWTVGPLFAVCAVVVCAGFAASFLGADPEDHATTGSESTALSGS; from the coding sequence GTGCGAAAGTGGTTCGACGGCACGAACCGTGCCGCGCAGTTCCCCGAGGTTCCGGAGAGTTCGATGACCACTCGCACCGATACACCGGCAGCGCCGGCCGCCGAGACGGATACGGGCACTCCTCTGGCCCTGTCCGCACTGCTCGCCGGAACCCTCGTCGGGACATTGAGCAACAACATCATCAATGTCCCACTGCCACAGATACTTTCCGACTTCGACGCAAGCCTCGAAGACGGCGCACTCCTGGCCGTCGGGTTCCTTCTCACTTTTGCTGCGACAATGCCCCTTGCAGGGTACATCGGTGACCGATACGGTCGGCGTCGCGTCTACTGCGGCGCCCTGCTCGGCACCGCGATCTGTGCTGCCGGAGCGGCGACGGCGCCGACCCTCGAGATCCTCGTGGCCTGGCGCGCCCTCGGTGGAGTCGCGGCCGCCGCATTCGCCCCCGCGGTCATGGGATTGATCGCATGGTTGTTCGGCGCGCACCGACGCGCACGCGCGGTGAGTGCGTGGGCCACCGTCAACGGACTCGGTCAGGCCATCGGCCCCACCCTCGGCGGTTTCGTTGCGGGACATTGGGGTTGGCGATGGGTATTCGTCCCGATGATCCCGATTGCACTGATCGGGCTCGCCGGAACGCTGCGCTGGATCCCGATCTTCCCCGGTCGCAGGATGACCCTCGACGTGCCCGGTGCGATCGCCCTGACGCTCGGCTCCGCCGGAGTCGTGCTGGGACTGAGCATGTTCGGGCAAGCGGGCGTTCCCACGTCCGTCGCGGGGATCGCCCTGGCGGTCTCGATCGTCGTACTGGTCGGTTTCGTCGTCCACTGCCTACGTGCGGACGTACCGTTCGTCGACGTCCGGTTGCTGGTCGAGAGCAGGTTCGCGCGGAGCGCGGCCGCCGCCTTCGCGCAGATGTTCTGCCTGGGCGCGGCTCTGCTGGCGGTCCCACTGCGGTTGCACGCGACGGGTGCGTCGACGGCCACGGCCGGAGCGATCCTGTTCGCGTTGCCTGCGGTCATGGCGGCCCTCGCGCCGGTGGTCGGCCGCACCGTCGATCGCGTCGGCGGACGGCGCATGTTGCGGGCGGGACTGGTGGTGCTGCTCGTCGGTCAGATCGCGCTTGCCGTCGTCCTCTCGGCGGACGAACCGCGGCTGTGGCTCGTGGCGACCGTCCTGGCGATGACCGGTGCCGGCATCGCTGCCGTGCAGACCCCCGCGGCGGCCGGCTCGACGCGGTCCCCGGCGGGCGAGCGTGGGACGGGGCTGGGGGTGTTCAACCTGATCCGTTTCGGCGGCTCGGCCGTCGGGGCCGCGTGGGTGACCGTCGCGTTCGGTTCGTGGACGGTGGGACCGCTCTTCGCGGTGTGCGCCGTGGTCGTGTGCGCGGGGTTCGCCGCGTCGTTCCTGGGGGCGGACCCCGAGGACCACGCAACGACCGGCTCCGAGTCGACCGCCCTCAGCGGTAGTTGA
- a CDS encoding TRAP transporter large permease, which produces MDVQLTAAHWVYLAGILVILATMALRKNIVVPAVVATFLTALTFSGSIVTGLSAIFNASLVAAKELFNIFLIIAMVTAMLGALRQLGADRMMVAPFRRVMRAGTSSFLVLAAVTYVISLFFWPTPAVPLVGAVLIPVAIRAGMSPLSVGMVIAICGQGMALSSDYIIKVAPGISASAAGVEADAVADKAMVLSLIVGGTALLITYLVQKRHWRAPSPDLLVEWEAAADRGIGDTRGGDDSSGGGGGSRPPRRPEPAGGPSGGGEQVATATAVLVAPSDPNADPDAEAEKERRGTAKAFAMLVPLAYLAFIVYLMLGKFTEVVPPLQGGDAAAIVGGIAALILFAAAASTDRGGFLETTSDHLVDGLVFAFKAMGCVLPIAGFFFIGNPEFAGPILGISADAAGPAILFDLVTTVQSHLPQNAFITSFGILLIGLVAGLDGSGFSGLPLTGALSGALGPAVDVDPSTLAAIGQMGNIWAGGGVIIAWSSLVAVAGFARVPVLDLARKCFLPVMAGLILSTVFAVLVF; this is translated from the coding sequence TTGGACGTACAACTCACCGCCGCGCACTGGGTCTACCTGGCCGGCATCCTCGTCATCCTGGCCACCATGGCCCTGCGGAAGAACATCGTCGTTCCTGCAGTCGTCGCAACCTTCCTGACCGCACTGACGTTCTCCGGCAGCATCGTCACGGGACTGTCGGCCATCTTCAACGCGAGCCTCGTCGCGGCGAAGGAACTGTTCAACATCTTCCTCATCATCGCGATGGTCACGGCCATGCTCGGCGCGCTGCGCCAACTCGGTGCCGACCGGATGATGGTCGCGCCGTTCCGGCGGGTCATGCGTGCGGGCACCAGCAGCTTCCTCGTCCTCGCCGCGGTCACCTACGTGATCTCCCTGTTCTTCTGGCCCACCCCGGCCGTGCCCCTCGTCGGCGCGGTGCTCATCCCCGTCGCGATCCGCGCGGGCATGTCCCCGCTGTCGGTGGGCATGGTGATCGCGATCTGCGGTCAGGGCATGGCACTGTCCTCGGACTACATCATCAAGGTGGCGCCCGGTATCTCCGCATCGGCGGCCGGCGTCGAGGCCGATGCCGTCGCGGACAAGGCCATGGTCCTGTCCCTGATCGTCGGCGGCACGGCTCTGCTGATCACCTACCTCGTGCAGAAGCGGCACTGGCGTGCGCCGTCCCCCGACCTCCTCGTCGAGTGGGAGGCCGCAGCCGACCGCGGCATCGGCGACACCCGTGGTGGCGACGACTCCTCGGGTGGCGGGGGTGGCTCCCGTCCTCCGCGTCGGCCGGAACCGGCCGGTGGCCCCAGCGGCGGCGGAGAGCAGGTGGCGACGGCCACGGCGGTGCTCGTGGCGCCGTCCGACCCGAACGCCGACCCCGACGCCGAGGCGGAGAAGGAACGCCGCGGTACCGCGAAGGCGTTCGCGATGCTTGTGCCGCTGGCCTACCTCGCGTTCATCGTCTACCTGATGCTGGGCAAGTTCACCGAGGTCGTGCCGCCGCTGCAGGGTGGTGACGCCGCCGCGATCGTGGGTGGGATCGCAGCGCTGATCCTGTTCGCCGCCGCAGCGTCGACCGACCGCGGAGGTTTCCTCGAGACCACTTCGGACCATCTGGTCGACGGCCTGGTCTTCGCCTTCAAGGCCATGGGCTGCGTCCTCCCGATCGCGGGCTTCTTCTTCATCGGCAATCCGGAGTTCGCGGGACCGATCCTCGGCATCTCCGCCGACGCCGCGGGCCCGGCGATCCTGTTCGACCTCGTGACCACGGTGCAGTCGCACCTTCCGCAGAACGCCTTCATCACGTCCTTCGGCATCCTGCTCATCGGCCTCGTCGCCGGACTCGACGGGTCCGGATTCAGCGGACTGCCCCTCACCGGCGCGCTGTCGGGTGCTCTCGGCCCCGCCGTCGACGTCGACCCCTCGACGCTCGCGGCGATCGGTCAGATGGGCAACATCTGGGCCGGTGGCGGCGTCATCATCGCCTGGTCCTCGCTGGTCGCGGTGGCCGGTTTCGCCCGGGTGCCCGTGCTCGATCTCGCCCGCAAGTGCTTCCTGCCGGTGATGGCGGGGCTGATCCTCTCGACCGTCTTCGCAGTCCTGGTGTTCTGA
- a CDS encoding FUSC family protein, which yields MAEASGDHRVVDLPLPTPAPLRTAMLSVPRQGRRWPGAARAAATVAVPGLVGVALGFGAVSAIATLGAFAVVYGEQRPYRVRARAVAVIGTVLVTLATIGALAGSVVHHELAAGGSTWWYLLVVAAMTATVAGCAFVVDALRMGAPGAFLMLLSLEIASALPALGVSVPTVSAWTAIGAGTAVVVSLSGAPVRPRTPERIAVAAAVSAVDAVFEENSPGNRRAAVHDLHAAWQCLHDAGLVDSGHPLEQTLRAAHLRCAETLDERPRDEAVPEDDLRLRTPLRRPSVRYRLARAAHLRSRSATIAVRLLVAGPLAGTIAIALGVGRPDWAVITAAMILHQGPDRILGSYRAAHRFLGTVLGLVLVACLTPFHPGGVALVVVLAAVMAGTEMFLVRNYGLAMVFITPLVVVLGGLGAPGDLMTVARDRFLETVVGVLVALAVLWGVLPRAHRRVLVFADGRVRDAVTRIAASTDARELPELRRDLEFDLHASTTAAVIAAHTEPAWTRDRWTEHRRLHELGYRILTLPERPGP from the coding sequence GTGGCGGAAGCGAGCGGAGATCATCGGGTCGTCGACCTGCCGCTGCCCACACCCGCCCCGCTGCGGACGGCGATGCTGTCGGTTCCCCGGCAGGGACGCCGGTGGCCCGGCGCCGCACGCGCAGCCGCCACGGTCGCGGTGCCCGGTCTCGTGGGCGTCGCCCTCGGATTCGGCGCCGTCTCCGCCATCGCCACACTCGGCGCCTTCGCCGTCGTCTACGGCGAGCAACGCCCCTATCGCGTCCGTGCCCGAGCGGTCGCCGTCATCGGGACGGTGCTCGTCACGCTGGCGACGATCGGTGCCCTCGCAGGTTCGGTCGTCCACCACGAACTGGCCGCAGGCGGGTCGACGTGGTGGTACCTGCTGGTCGTCGCGGCGATGACCGCGACCGTCGCGGGGTGCGCCTTCGTCGTCGACGCGCTGCGGATGGGTGCGCCCGGCGCCTTCCTGATGTTGTTGTCCCTCGAGATCGCGTCCGCTCTCCCCGCACTGGGAGTGTCCGTCCCGACGGTCTCTGCCTGGACCGCGATCGGCGCGGGGACGGCCGTCGTGGTCTCCCTGTCCGGCGCCCCGGTCCGGCCGCGAACTCCGGAACGCATCGCGGTGGCCGCTGCGGTCTCCGCCGTCGACGCGGTCTTCGAGGAGAACTCGCCCGGCAATCGCCGCGCCGCGGTCCACGATCTGCACGCGGCCTGGCAGTGCCTGCACGACGCCGGACTCGTCGATTCGGGGCATCCGCTGGAGCAGACGCTGCGCGCGGCGCACCTCCGATGCGCGGAGACACTGGACGAGCGTCCGCGGGACGAGGCGGTTCCGGAGGACGATCTGCGACTGCGGACCCCGCTGCGACGCCCCTCCGTGCGGTACCGCCTCGCGCGCGCCGCGCACCTCCGCAGCCGGTCGGCGACGATCGCCGTGCGCCTGCTCGTCGCGGGACCTCTCGCCGGGACGATCGCCATCGCGCTGGGCGTCGGACGCCCCGACTGGGCGGTCATCACGGCCGCGATGATCCTGCATCAGGGACCGGACCGGATCCTCGGCTCATACCGGGCGGCGCACCGCTTCCTCGGCACCGTGCTCGGGCTCGTCCTGGTGGCCTGCCTGACGCCCTTCCATCCCGGTGGGGTCGCCCTCGTCGTGGTGCTGGCCGCGGTGATGGCCGGCACCGAGATGTTCCTGGTGCGGAACTACGGCCTGGCGATGGTCTTCATCACCCCGCTCGTCGTCGTCCTCGGCGGGCTGGGCGCCCCCGGCGATCTGATGACGGTCGCGCGCGACCGCTTCCTCGAGACCGTTGTCGGCGTCCTCGTCGCGCTCGCGGTGCTGTGGGGCGTACTTCCCCGGGCCCACCGCCGCGTCCTTGTCTTCGCCGACGGCCGCGTCCGCGACGCCGTCACGAGGATCGCCGCGTCGACGGACGCGCGCGAACTGCCCGAACTGCGCCGCGACCTCGAGTTCGACCTGCACGCCTCCACCACCGCGGCTGTCATCGCCGCGCACACCGAGCCGGCGTGGACCCGGGACCGGTGGACCGAGCATCGCCGACTCCACGAACTCGGCTACCGGATCCTGACCCTGCCGGAGCGACCGGGCCCCTGA
- a CDS encoding response regulator, with product MSDNGAIRVAVVDDHPVFRLGMAALLGTLDGIDVVCQASSVGESLEVVTGDVDVVLMDIELGDGSGIDATRSILRKSPGTRVLMVTMHEDEDILVASIRAGASGYLVKGADPSGVERAIRAVADGEMIVGAAVAAKALAAVATSRNTSAAFPDLTEREREILDLVARGLDNAAISRRLVLSQKTVRNHVSNILGKIGAADRASAIVRAREAGLGVD from the coding sequence ATGAGCGACAACGGAGCGATACGCGTTGCGGTCGTCGACGACCATCCCGTCTTCCGCCTCGGTATGGCGGCACTGCTGGGCACGCTCGACGGGATCGACGTCGTGTGCCAGGCGAGTTCGGTGGGGGAGTCGCTCGAGGTCGTGACCGGCGATGTCGACGTCGTGCTCATGGACATCGAACTCGGCGACGGGTCGGGGATCGACGCGACCCGCAGCATCCTCCGGAAGTCGCCGGGCACCCGGGTCCTGATGGTCACGATGCACGAGGACGAGGACATCCTCGTCGCGTCGATCCGTGCCGGTGCGTCGGGTTATCTCGTCAAGGGGGCCGATCCGTCGGGGGTCGAACGGGCGATCCGGGCCGTGGCCGACGGCGAGATGATCGTCGGTGCGGCGGTCGCGGCGAAAGCCCTTGCGGCGGTCGCGACCTCCCGCAACACCTCGGCGGCCTTCCCGGATCTGACCGAACGGGAGCGGGAGATCCTCGACCTCGTGGCCCGCGGACTCGACAACGCCGCGATCTCCCGCCGGCTCGTGCTCAGCCAGAAGACGGTGCGCAACCACGTATCGAACATCCTCGGCAAGATCGGTGCGGCCGACCGGGCGAGCGCGATCGTCCGTGCGCGGGAAGCAGGCCTGGGCGTCGACTGA
- a CDS encoding GntR family transcriptional regulator produces the protein MATVVREARTLKHQVVRRQVECLLDQLSVGDQVPSERDLATRFDVARETVRQALRELLVDGRIERRGRSTVVAGPKIVQPLVIGSYTEAALLEGRSAGRVLVAWTDLVADDELACRLGLEPGDPVLELERVLLTDGVHVGLERTRLPAQRFPDLRRTLDPSSSLYAAIRSYGITFARAVERIETTLPDGREAALLDADTRTPMLLLERISYDENDVPIEHRRSLYRGDRMSFVTTVTP, from the coding sequence GTGGCCACCGTCGTTCGCGAAGCGCGCACCCTCAAGCACCAGGTCGTGCGCCGCCAGGTCGAGTGCCTTCTCGACCAGCTCAGTGTGGGAGATCAGGTCCCCTCCGAGCGCGATCTCGCCACCCGATTCGACGTCGCCCGCGAAACCGTCCGTCAGGCATTGCGAGAACTGCTCGTCGACGGCCGCATCGAAAGGCGGGGGCGCAGCACCGTCGTCGCCGGACCCAAGATCGTCCAGCCCCTCGTCATCGGTTCCTACACCGAGGCCGCCCTGCTCGAAGGGCGCAGTGCCGGACGTGTGCTCGTCGCGTGGACCGACCTCGTCGCCGACGACGAACTGGCCTGCCGCCTCGGTCTCGAACCCGGCGATCCCGTCCTCGAACTCGAACGCGTCCTGCTCACCGACGGAGTGCATGTCGGGCTCGAACGCACGCGCCTTCCCGCACAACGCTTTCCGGATCTGCGCCGCACGCTGGATCCGTCGTCGTCGCTGTACGCCGCGATCCGTTCCTACGGAATCACCTTCGCGCGGGCGGTCGAGCGGATCGAGACCACGCTGCCGGATGGGCGCGAGGCGGCGCTGCTCGACGCCGACACCCGCACACCGATGCTGCTGCTCGAGCGGATCTCCTACGACGAGAACGACGTCCCGATCGAGCACCGCCGGTCGCTCTACCGCGGCGACCGGATGTCGTTCGTCACGACCGTCACTCCCTGA
- a CDS encoding TIGR03364 family FAD-dependent oxidoreductase, with translation MRILIIGGGILGTAHADAAVRRGHDVLHLEREPEARGATVRNFGLVWVSGRTRGELDATLRSRELWEDLGARVPDVGFRVNGSLTLLRTDAEVAVAEEAIARDDAQRRGFALLDADETRRRNPALRGKFLAALHCSTDATVESRIALPAIRQHLATSGRYRFLPSTEARDVSRTPHGTVKVRDDHGTVHETDLVLVCPGATLGGLARDLAGDLPLRRVRLQMMQTAPLGEDLTTSIADGDSLRYYPGFAGTALDDLTASEEQRPVAARHRMQLLCVQRLHGGLTIGDTHAYDEPFDFDVDEEPYDHLVAVTEEFLGRRLPRVVRRWAGVYSQCIDPTALVHRTKADEDVWVVAGPGGRGMTLGPYLGEETADLLGL, from the coding sequence ATGCGAATCCTGATCATCGGTGGCGGCATCCTCGGCACCGCACACGCCGACGCCGCCGTCCGTCGCGGACACGACGTCCTGCACCTCGAACGCGAACCGGAAGCGCGCGGCGCCACCGTGCGGAACTTCGGACTCGTCTGGGTCTCCGGTCGCACACGCGGCGAACTCGACGCCACCCTGCGGTCCCGCGAGCTGTGGGAGGACCTCGGCGCCCGCGTTCCCGACGTCGGTTTCCGAGTGAACGGTTCGCTGACGCTGCTGCGCACCGACGCCGAGGTCGCCGTCGCCGAGGAAGCGATCGCACGCGACGACGCGCAGCGACGGGGATTCGCCCTGCTCGATGCGGACGAGACGCGCCGCCGTAACCCCGCGCTACGCGGCAAGTTCCTCGCGGCACTGCACTGCAGCACCGACGCCACCGTCGAATCCCGCATCGCGCTCCCGGCGATCCGGCAACATCTCGCCACCTCGGGCCGCTACCGGTTCCTGCCGTCCACCGAGGCCCGGGACGTCTCCCGCACGCCCCACGGGACCGTGAAGGTGCGCGACGACCACGGCACCGTGCACGAGACCGACCTCGTTCTCGTCTGTCCCGGCGCGACACTCGGTGGCCTCGCCCGCGACCTCGCCGGCGACCTGCCGTTGCGCAGGGTCCGGCTGCAGATGATGCAGACCGCACCGCTCGGCGAAGACCTCACCACGTCGATCGCCGACGGCGACAGCCTGCGCTACTACCCGGGATTCGCCGGTACCGCCCTCGACGACCTCACCGCCTCCGAAGAGCAACGACCCGTCGCCGCACGGCATCGCATGCAGTTGCTGTGCGTCCAGCGCCTGCACGGCGGCCTCACCATCGGCGACACCCACGCCTACGACGAGCCGTTCGACTTCGACGTCGACGAAGAACCCTACGACCACCTCGTCGCGGTGACGGAGGAGTTCCTCGGCCGGCGACTGCCGCGCGTCGTCCGGCGCTGGGCCGGTGTGTACAGCCAGTGCATCGACCCCACGGCGCTCGTGCACCGCACGAAGGCCGACGAGGACGTGTGGGTCGTCGCCGGTCCGGGTGGCCGCGGTATGACCCTCGGCCCCTATCTCGGCGAGGAGACCGCCGACCTTCTCGGCCTCTGA
- a CDS encoding phosphonatase-like hydrolase, with amino-acid sequence MTIRLAVLDMAGTTVADDGLVVRAFDEAATAVGLPASGPDRDDARRYVLDTMGQSKIVVFRALFGSDERARIANDAFERAYERFVDQGDVSAVPGAEKAITQLREAGVKVVLTTGFSRSTQDRLLDALGWRDLADLALTPADAGRGRPYPDMILTALLRTGTDDVRDVAVVGDTAGDILSGLRAGASVVAGTRTGAHDEATLREAGATHVLDSIADLPALLLA; translated from the coding sequence ATGACCATCCGACTCGCCGTGCTCGACATGGCCGGAACCACCGTCGCCGACGACGGACTCGTCGTTCGCGCATTCGACGAGGCGGCCACCGCCGTCGGCCTTCCCGCGAGTGGCCCGGACCGGGACGACGCACGCCGATACGTCCTCGACACCATGGGGCAGTCGAAGATCGTCGTATTCCGCGCACTGTTCGGCAGCGACGAACGTGCCCGGATCGCCAACGACGCCTTCGAACGCGCCTACGAACGATTCGTCGACCAGGGCGACGTCTCTGCCGTCCCCGGCGCCGAGAAGGCGATCACGCAGCTGCGTGAGGCCGGCGTGAAAGTCGTACTCACCACCGGATTCAGCCGATCCACCCAGGACAGGCTGCTCGATGCACTCGGCTGGCGCGACCTCGCCGACCTCGCTCTCACGCCCGCCGACGCCGGTCGCGGACGCCCCTACCCCGACATGATCCTCACCGCCCTGCTGCGCACCGGTACCGACGATGTCCGTGACGTCGCCGTCGTCGGGGACACGGCAGGAGACATCCTGTCCGGTCTGCGTGCCGGCGCCTCCGTCGTCGCCGGAACCCGCACCGGCGCCCACGACGAGGCGACGCTCCGCGAAGCGGGAGCCACACACGTTCTCGACTCGATCGCCGATCTGCCTGCTCTGCTCCTCGCTTGA